In the genome of Apodemus sylvaticus chromosome 2, mApoSyl1.1, whole genome shotgun sequence, one region contains:
- the Smim10l1 gene encoding small integral membrane protein 10-like protein 1 isoform X2: MVPADAPSALALRAVGPAAATPYGVFCKGLSRTLLAFFELAWQLRMNFPYFYIAGSVILNIRLQDFSGIFCVFQASSKLMIPLPSLFDYWVY, encoded by the exons ATGGTCCCCGCCGACGCCCCGTCCGCCCTGGCGCTGAGGGCTGTGGGCCCCGCGGCCGCCACCCCGTATGGTGTCTTCTGCAAGGGGCTCTCCCGCACCCTGCTCGCCTTCTTCGAGCTGGCCTGGCAGCTGCGCATGAACTTCCCGTACTTCTACATCGCGGGCTCCGTGATCCTCAACATCCGCTTGCA ggatttttctggaattttctgtGTATTCCAGGCTAGCTCAAAACTCATGATCCCTCTGCCATCACTTTTTGATTACTGGGTTTACTGA
- the Smim10l1 gene encoding small integral membrane protein 10-like protein 1 isoform X1, with the protein MVPADAPSALALRAVGPAAATPYGVFCKGLSRTLLAFFELAWQLRMNFPYFYIAGSVILNIRLQVWL; encoded by the exons ATGGTCCCCGCCGACGCCCCGTCCGCCCTGGCGCTGAGGGCTGTGGGCCCCGCGGCCGCCACCCCGTATGGTGTCTTCTGCAAGGGGCTCTCCCGCACCCTGCTCGCCTTCTTCGAGCTGGCCTGGCAGCTGCGCATGAACTTCCCGTACTTCTACATCGCGGGCTCCGTGATCCTCAACATCCGCTTGCAG gtgTGGCTCTGA